TAATTGAGAAGTAAGGAAACCATGTGCTACTTCACATATTTTGGTTGTTTGTGATGATTgattagaaaatttgagaagtCGTTTCGAAGGGAACAGGTTGAAAAAGCATGAGGTATTATTACAGGATAAGGCGTTCAGCACAAAAATGATTTGggattcatttaaaaattattctccttCAAAGAATGCATCATTAGTTCTATTATCcatgtttaattttcattcaatAATATATCTTCTGGAACGGTAGAATCGAacctttcaaattttctatcaaGTATTACTCCGGTGTATGTATTTTCAATGAAGTCAAAACAAATACTTGCTTCAatgttaatataaaaataaattttaattaggaaaattatgtaaaattGCGTTATTAAGAGGAATAAATGGATAGGTATGACCTTTatcatttaaagaaatttttttaaaaaattaattattttttaaaaaatggttttgatgcTTTGATGTAGAGTTTTAagccaaacatatttttgtgGATTTTTAGACCagataatcaatatatatattgtttttaatgatCTTTTAATTGCATGTTGAAGACATTATTCTTTCAATCCtccacttgaataataaaagcTTGATTCTCATTTATACATTTAGTTCTTTAACAGTGTAAAGATAAGTGATTCTCTCTCATTGATTCTGCAAATTGTTATTAGAAGAACCTCACTTTAAATTAAAGGTTAGCATTGTATAActgttatattttataacaattttaattaaaagttggttttacagtaattttaaaacacagtctttaatctaaaaaatgtttttgaaaaaaattaagtgtttgaCAAATTAAACTCTTGTTGGAGcttattgttttcttattgATGAATCGTTTTATCaagttaaattatttatctaagACTCGATGGTGGTCGAAGATTGGGTAGCCAAGATCATAAGGACTCCTTATGTCTTTAGTGAGGATCAAATTTTTGACATCCTCACCAAGGGATTGACTTAACAAGCCTTTATTTATGAGCAAGATGGAAATGatcaattttcattcatttgagaGAATGTTAGCATATGTGTGTTCGTCTACTTATACTTGAGTTGTACTATTTGATTTGTTCATTAGTTAAATTCAATCGTATTAGCGAACCACTtgaaatctttaaaaattactttaatgtTTTCTGGAGAAATATTCGATATGTAATTCTTttataatcatattaaaaaaaaaaacttcgaATATAAGCCGATTTGTGAGAAagtttttgttatattttttaataataattttgttattgtTTCCCTTTTAACTTAATACAATAAGCTATATTAGTAATTTTCTACTTCTATAGATGAAATTAAGCTTGgcttattttacattttatcaGTAAAGCGGAAATCAAAATATACTTGTTCTTCCTTTGAACTTTCttatttcaaactttaaaaGTAAAAGGAGAAGGCAgcaattaaattaatttcaactGCAACTTTAGCATAAACGATACTTGAAAGCTAGTTACaagtttccttttctcttttttccttttttttcttctagaaaCATAAGAAAGGCCGGTCCATTCAAAAGCATGCATCAACGTGCCTTTTTTTAAGCAATCAATGCCCTCATGCCATCGATAATTCCATCCAAATTTGCATGCTCCTTTTTAGTTTGATACATggagaaaattatttcattttttataaaagttatttatttcgGTGTACTTTGTAGCTAAACCCAAAACCAGAAGTGCATTCTCCATGGAAATTCCCGGGAGGATCGTAGTTACAGGTGAAGAACACCCTCTCGTCTGGGCAGGCTGCGCTGGCGCAGCCGAGGCGCTTCGAATTCCTGCACACAATCTGTGTATAATGCAAACACTCCTTCCCAAACATGCGACTATTGCTCTCGTAATCATAAAACTGCTTCTCGTCAAGCCAGAACTTCATGGCGGCCTTTACGTCTGTATAACCTCCACCGTATCCCCAGTGGATGTTCTCGCCGTAGAGTCCTCCGGAGTGGACGAGCTCGCAGTCACCTGATCTCTGCTTGGCGTAGTCTTTAGCGTAGGCCTCCAGGGTGCGGTCCCACTTGAGGGGTCCAACCCCGACCTCTCTGCGGGCCGCGTTGTGGAGCTGGAGGAAGTCACAAGGGGTGTTCTGGGCTTGAGAAACGAGGGTCTGGGCTAGACCCACCATGCATAGCAGTGCTCAATGTTGTAGcaaattttccatttctctAGATTGTAATTAGTTTTTGCAAATCTGTGGTGTTGTCTTGGAATTATATAGTGGTGGGCCTGGTGGCAGGGCACTACAGCCAAATGGGGTTGACAGTTTCAATTGTCTAAAAATGGGTAAGAGTAGAACCGTAGAAGTGTTCACTACTACGTCGCATGAAAGTGGTGGAGGTAGGGTTGAAATGGTTAAAATTTTCAATGGCGTCGAGAAAGTCGATCTTCACTAATGATATAACCGCTGCTGGTAATCCGAATGTTTTACTTAAAACGACTATCCATGTCAAATGATCAAATCTTTCGAGGAAGTGCCACATTGGCTGAAAGTCAATGGGATAGTTAAGGGTAGTTTGGCAACTGTTTctgagaattgtttttattttttaaaatagaaaaaggaaaaaacatgtttgataatataaaactgtgttcaatttaaaataaagtattttcaaaataacatttttaattgttttatattgttttcaattattttttaagaattattttaaaaaataatttatataaatgtaaaatgattaaaaataaaatattagatataaaaattatttataaaacatatttaaaaatattataaataaattaaaaatattttaagtttccaaatatagtttttttctataaaaatcaaaaaatggttttgaaaaactattattgaaaactatttttcagaattattttttagaacaattatcaaacatatcCTAAAATATATTGTTAGATGAATAACTATACTTAGTTTTCGAGATAATTTTAGCAACTTACGTTTTCTAAGTTTTAATGTAAATACAATTTttggaataataaaaatatttttgaaatataattttcaaatataaaattaaatcacattaattaattttattttacttcatcTGCTGCCAGATGCTCTCTACAGCTAAAATGTTgaaaagagaaaggagaaaaaaatgatataaaatgcgtaaaaattggaaattaaatgcttttattatttttgttcaatttattctaaaattgaggtgtaataaaattatatttaattggatattaagcttaaaaagaaagaaataagggaAGAGAATACAAGAAAGCTTGCATAACTGATGATAATATCcgattaaaaaaatgtgttaaAAAGTACTAGGTTAGAACATTATTAACatctaaaaagaaatttaaaaataaaaaataaaggatataATTATGAGTCGACACTCGAATTTAAGGCCATGCCCATTTCTATAGCCGTTCAAAATCATTTTCGTCTTTGATGCTCTGATAACTAGTTAGAATTTGAATTAGGCTAGAGTGGGTTAAGATGaactttatttacaataatattcTTAGTCCTTACAATATCGTCATTTGATAATAAACACAACAGATTAGCCCAAGCATAATTGAACACACCAGCAGTGTTCACTTCGTAAGGAGCTGAAAAGAGCCATAAAAGGAGAGATATCTACTACTTACAGATGCTAACCCCATGTAACTTCGAGCTCTATATGCTGAAAACTGAATTGCGTTTCTGGTGGTAGTCTTCAATCCAGCCTTTGATCAGCTTCACCTCAAATGCTCTCTGCTCGACCAACCAATCAGGATCCTCAGCAGTTGAGGAACGCAAATCGATGTGATGAGCACCTAATTAAGAATTGGAAGGATCACTATTagcataataaattaattaggtCAAGCTACTAAAATACACGTCCCTGAGATGATCAACCAAACCAAACCCATTCACATGCAATGACCTTTTGCTATTGACAGCATTCAGGACAATATTGCATGGAGTTCTCCCAGCTTGTGGATGGATGCCTGAAGGCAAGTCAAGCTGCAGAAGCAGTTTTAAACCTTAACAATGATTTTGTAAGACTCAGCAGTTAGCATTTTGCAGCATGAAACATACTCCACTCTCTCAGGAAGTAGGTCAAAACAcaattcttcaatattttttagaagTTCCCGTTATATAAGCAGGAAGtttacataaaattataaaaaggacCAATTGGCACTGAGATTATATGTGCACGGTAGAACCAGATAGATTCAAAGCTTTCAGCAAGCACATGATTCATGATTGAATGGTTCAGAATGATAAACCTGGCATAAAACAACCCAGGTCTTCCAAAGCTGAACAATTACAAAATGAGGTGGACATATGGTTAGCTATATGGCTAGTTATCTTTGATGTGTTTTGGGTTGTCATCATGTTAAAGGTATGAGCATGACCCTATAGTTAACTTGGTATATTGTGCAATTCCTTTCTTTGCTCTAGAACATGCCCTATGGTTGATCAGGATTATGAGATGGAGAGGTACTGGCAGCAGCAGACAAGATAAGAGAAGGCTGACAGTGGCAGACAAGATAAGAGACAGACTGACAACATTAGACAACATATGAGACAAGTCCATAACGGCAGCCAAGATATGGGACAGGCTTTGAGATGGTTTGATTGGATGCCATAATGACAAGTAATTGCACCAATAAGGAGTGATATGATTCTTATTGGAAACATTAAAAGGACAAGGAAAAGATCATGAAGACTGTGATGACCATAATTGAAGGGGAACCGTATGGATGAACAACAGTTATGGTCCTAAGAGAAGAACAGTGAAAAGGGATCTGTACAACCTATCCCATATGGTATATCTAAATCCCTTTAAAACCAGGACCAAACAAGCCAATCAAACTAATCGACCCATGATCAGATCCTTTGAAATGATTGGACCAGCCACTAGGTTTGGTTTGGGCTACCATAATTGAAGTGGAACTGTATGGATGAACGACAGTTATGGTCCTAAGACAAGAACAATTAAAAGGGATCTGTACAACCTATCCCAGATAGTATATCTAAATCCCTTTAAAACCAGGACCAAACAAGCCAATCAAACTAATTGATCCATGATCAGATCCTTTGAAATGATTGGACATCCATACTACCAGACACCAATTCAGGGTAGTCAGACTAATTAAATCTTATCCTCAAGGTTGTAGTCCGCTGTTAAAACAGTTAGGATTGGTGCATCAATGGTCCATTTCATGTTCATAGCATATCTAACAGCAGCTACAACGCTCTTCA
Above is a genomic segment from Vitis riparia cultivar Riparia Gloire de Montpellier isolate 1030 chromosome 7, EGFV_Vit.rip_1.0, whole genome shotgun sequence containing:
- the LOC117917318 gene encoding basic form of pathogenesis-related protein 1-like; translation: MVGLAQTLVSQAQNTPCDFLQLHNAARREVGVGPLKWDRTLEAYAKDYAKQRSGDCELVHSGGLYGENIHWGYGGGYTDVKAAMKFWLDEKQFYDYESNSRMFGKECLHYTQIVCRNSKRLGCASAACPDERVFFTCNYDPPGNFHGECTSGFGFSYKVHRNK